In the genome of Myxococcus stipitatus, one region contains:
- a CDS encoding NADH-quinone oxidoreductase subunit J family protein, giving the protein MNIELILFGAFALLTLLSAGTVIFARSPINSAMALVSTFFFLAGLYVLLWAHTVAILQVMVYAGAIMVLFLFVIMLLNLGESPTRGKPTLARLVGGAATVGLLVVLGIVLLKLPGGAPPTMSAATQASFGTMATLGQTIFTQWLLPFEAVSLLLLVAMVGAVVVAKSRI; this is encoded by the coding sequence TTGAACATCGAGCTCATCCTTTTCGGGGCGTTCGCGCTCCTGACGCTGCTGTCGGCCGGGACGGTCATCTTCGCGCGGAGCCCCATCAACTCCGCCATGGCCCTGGTCTCGACGTTCTTCTTCCTGGCCGGCCTGTACGTCCTGCTCTGGGCGCACACCGTGGCCATCCTCCAGGTCATGGTCTACGCGGGCGCCATCATGGTGCTCTTCCTGTTCGTCATCATGCTGCTCAACCTGGGCGAGTCCCCCACGCGGGGCAAGCCCACGCTGGCGCGCCTCGTGGGTGGCGCGGCGACGGTGGGCCTGCTGGTGGTGCTGGGAATCGTGCTGCTGAAGCTGCCGGGCGGCGCGCCCCCGACGATGAGCGCCGCGACGCAGGCCAGCTTCGGCACCATGGCCACCCTGGGTCAGACCATCTTCACCCAGTGGCTGCTTCCCTTCGAGGCGGTGAGCTTGCTGCTCCTGGTGGCGATGGTGGGCGCGGTGGTGGTGGCCAAGTCGCGAATCTGA
- the nuoF gene encoding NADH-quinone oxidoreductase subunit NuoF: MASTAKGIDPIISAAWGKPQSWTLDSYKKRGGYEGLKKALEMQPAAIIDEVKKSNLRGRGGAGFPTGLKWSFVPKDSPKPKYLAVNGDESEPGTFKDRYILEDDPHMMLEGIAIASYALGVHTCYVYLRGEFKFPAERCQAAIDEAYKAGIFGKKLMGKDYELNCYLVRGAGAYICGEETALLESLEGKKGWPRLKPPFPAVVGLFGSPTVVNNVETLASVPHVFTGGSDWYAKLGTDKSGGTRLVCLSGSVNRPGVYEVSMFTTLAELIYDDKYGRGMPAGRKVKAVIPGGSSAPVLGADELDVAMEFEALKVKQTMAGSGGVIVMDDATCMVRSLWRVARFYAEESCGQCTPCREGTPWQTRLLRKIEEGRGEPGDIDMLSNVASSIAPYPPIGLGNTICALGDAAALPTHSFLMRFKDEFEAHIREKRCPFGDKPWGSFGDWS; this comes from the coding sequence ATGGCCTCTACGGCAAAGGGCATCGACCCGATCATCTCGGCGGCCTGGGGCAAGCCGCAGTCCTGGACCCTCGACAGCTACAAGAAGCGCGGTGGCTACGAGGGCCTGAAGAAGGCGCTGGAGATGCAGCCGGCCGCCATCATCGACGAGGTGAAGAAGTCCAACCTCCGCGGCCGCGGCGGCGCCGGCTTCCCCACGGGCCTCAAGTGGAGCTTCGTCCCGAAGGACAGCCCCAAGCCCAAGTACCTGGCCGTCAACGGCGACGAGTCCGAGCCGGGCACCTTCAAGGACCGCTACATCCTCGAGGACGACCCGCACATGATGCTGGAGGGCATCGCCATCGCGTCGTACGCGCTGGGCGTGCACACCTGCTATGTGTACCTGCGCGGTGAGTTCAAGTTCCCCGCGGAGCGCTGCCAGGCCGCCATCGACGAGGCGTACAAGGCGGGCATCTTCGGCAAGAAGCTGATGGGCAAGGACTACGAGCTCAACTGCTACCTGGTCCGCGGCGCCGGCGCGTACATCTGCGGCGAGGAGACGGCGCTCCTGGAGAGCCTCGAGGGCAAGAAGGGCTGGCCGCGCCTCAAGCCCCCCTTCCCCGCGGTGGTCGGCCTCTTCGGCTCCCCCACGGTGGTGAACAACGTGGAGACGCTCGCGAGCGTGCCCCACGTCTTCACCGGTGGCTCCGACTGGTACGCGAAGCTGGGCACGGACAAGTCGGGCGGCACGCGCCTGGTCTGCCTGTCGGGCTCCGTGAACCGTCCTGGCGTCTACGAAGTGTCCATGTTCACCACGCTCGCGGAGCTCATCTACGACGACAAGTACGGCCGGGGCATGCCGGCGGGTCGCAAGGTGAAGGCCGTGATTCCGGGCGGGTCCTCGGCGCCGGTGCTGGGCGCGGACGAGCTGGACGTGGCCATGGAGTTCGAGGCCCTCAAGGTGAAGCAGACCATGGCGGGCTCCGGCGGCGTCATCGTCATGGACGACGCCACCTGCATGGTGCGCAGCCTGTGGCGCGTGGCGCGCTTCTACGCGGAAGAGTCCTGCGGCCAGTGCACGCCGTGCCGCGAGGGCACGCCCTGGCAGACGCGCCTGCTGCGCAAGATCGAGGAAGGGCGCGGCGAGCCCGGCGACATCGACATGCTGTCGAACGTGGCCTCGTCCATCGCCCCCTACCCGCCCATCGGCCTGGGCAACACCATCTGCGCGCTGGGCGACGCCGCGGCGCTGCCCACGCACTCGTTCCTGATGCGGTTCAAGGACGAGTTCGAGGCTCACATCCGCGAGAAGCGCTGCCCGTTCGGCGACAAGCCCTGGGGTTCGTTCGGAGACTGGTCTTGA
- the nuoK gene encoding NADH-quinone oxidoreductase subunit NuoK — protein MVPIPYYLLLAAALFCMGMFGVMVRRNALVVFMCVELMLNAANLTFLAFARMHGDVIGHVSAFFVIAVAASEAAIGLAIVIAVFRSRGSVLVEDLRTMKH, from the coding sequence ATGGTCCCCATCCCCTACTACCTCCTGCTTGCCGCCGCCCTCTTCTGCATGGGCATGTTTGGCGTGATGGTGCGCCGCAACGCCCTGGTCGTGTTCATGTGCGTGGAGCTGATGCTCAACGCGGCGAACCTGACCTTCCTGGCGTTCGCCCGCATGCACGGCGACGTCATCGGACATGTCTCCGCATTCTTCGTCATCGCGGTGGCCGCGTCTGAAGCGGCCATCGGGTTGGCCATCGTCATCGCCGTCTTCCGGAGCCGAGGCAGCGTCCTGGTGGAAGACCTCCGGACCATGAAGCACTGA